Proteins from a single region of Canis aureus isolate CA01 chromosome 26, VMU_Caureus_v.1.0, whole genome shotgun sequence:
- the FKBP1A gene encoding peptidyl-prolyl cis-trans isomerase FKBP1A isoform X3 encodes MPLQGMLEDGKKFDSSRDRNKPFKFMLGKQEVIRGWEEGVAQMSVGQRAKLTISPDYAYGATGHPGIIPPNATLVFDVELLKLE; translated from the exons GGATGcttgaagatggaaagaaatttGATTCCTCCCGGGACAGAAACAAGCCCTTTAAGTTTATGCTAGGCAAGCAGGAGGTGATCCGAGGCTGGGAAGAAGGGGTTGCCCAG ATGAGTGTGGGTCAGAGAGCCAAACTGACTATCTCCCCAGACTACGCCTATGGTGCTACTGGGCACCCAGGCATCATCCCACCAAATGCCACTCTCGTCTTTGACGTGGAGCTTCTGAAACTGGAATGA